In the genome of Dyadobacter fermentans DSM 18053, the window CAAATACAATTTCAACCAATCGGCTTCCTTAATACAAAAGGCCTTGATCGTGTTCTCGCACGACACGGGCTTAATGCACGTGGCGGCGGCATTCCGTAAGAAAGTGTATTCGATCTGGGGCAATACCATCCCCGAATTCGGGATGTATCCTTACCGCACCGCATTTGAGAAGCTGGAAGTAAAGGGCCTCGATTGCCGGCCTTGCTCGAAGATCGGTCATAGCAAATGTCCGAAAGGCCATTTCAAATGTATGAACGATATTTCGTTCGATTTCCCGATTCCAGAACTCCCGCGGTAAAATCCGTGTTGCATTTCCGAAACCGTTTTTTCCACACAAACATCCAAAATGGCAAAAAAAGTAAACATTGGTCTGGTGCAAATGAGCTGCACTTCGGACGTTGATGCTAACTTTCAGAAGGCTACCGAAAAAATCCGCGAAGCTGCGCAAAAAGGCGCGAATATCATTTGTCTGCAAGAGCTGTTCAAATCGCTCTATTTCTGCGACATTGAAGATCATTCCAATTTCAGTCTGGCCGAAGCCATTCCCGGCCCGTCGACCGAATCCCTCGGCGCGTTGGCAAGGGAACTGGGCGTGGTGATCATCGCCTCGCTGTTCGAAAAACGGGCGCACGGCTTGTACCATAATACCACCGCCGTGCTCGACGCCGACGGCGCCTACCTGGGCAAATACCGCAAAATGCACATCCCCGACGATCCGGGCTATTACGAGAAATTCTATTTTACGCCCGGCGACGCTCCCGTTACTGAGCAGGATACGGACGGCTACCGCATTTTCAATACCAAATTTGCCAAAATCGGCGTGCTCATCTGCTGGGACCAGTGGTACCCGGAAGCGGCCCGCATTACCAGCCTCATGGGCGCGGAAATCCTCTTCTACCCTACCGCCATCGGCTGGGATGTGAACGAAATCGATCCCATTATCAATGAAGAACAATACGGCGCCTGGCAGACCGTCCAGCGCGGACATGCCGTGGCGAATGGCGTGTACGTTGTTTCCGTGAACCGCGTAGGCCGCGAGGCCGATCAGCAGTTCTGGGGCGGCTCGTTCATCGCCAACCCGCAAGGCCGCCTGCTGTACCTCGCGCCGCACGAAGGCGAAGTGACGCACGTGGAAGAGCTGGACCTCGAAAAGCTCGACTTTTACCGCACGACCTGGCCCTTCCTCCGCGATCGCCGCGTGGATTCCTACCGGCCGATTTTGAAGCGGTTCATCGATCAGCCCTGATTTCGAAATATAATTATTTCAATATACGTCAAAAGAGCGCCCTGGCAACGGGGCGCTCTTTGTTTGTTTTAGATTAGTAAAATTTATTATCGAATTATTACAATTCTAGTCTGTAACGATTTTAAATGACCAATTTTTATTGTAAAAAAGGCTAAGTTTTTAGTTTAATCTCTTGCATTATTTAACATTGTCAGTATATTTGAAAAGTCATTAAACGAATGACAGAACTTCTGAACCGAAGATATATTCCAGCCGCACATGAATATATCTGGTAGTGTTGTCAGGAACTTGCCGCAAATCCGATAGGCAAATCGTAGCCATCTGATGAGTTCGCTCCAACACGATATAATTTTTTTAATACAGTTTTACTTCATACCGTGGACAAACACAACTTGTCGACGTCGGGCTTTTCTTTGGCCTAACTGAAACTGTTCGCACTGTTTGTCCTCGATTAAAGAGGGTATTGCTTTCCGGAAAAGCAGTGTTGCAAGCTTATGGCTGTGTTGTTCTGTCCACGCGAAAGTGTGTGCGGCGCACGGAAGTGTGGACGCCTCACAGCCATAACTTTTTTTCTCCTCCTACTACTACACCTAACATTTTTAAACCTGATTCCCCATGCGTAAAGTTCTACTCTTATTTATATGGGCTTGTCTGTGTTCCCCGGTTGCTTTGGCGCAAGTGCGCCAGCTCACCGGCAAGGTAACGGCAGCCGATGATGGTCTCGGACTTGCAGGCGCGTCAATCATTTACAAAGGCACCAATGTGGGCACGAATGCCGATGCCGACGGAAATTTCAGCTTTTCGGTTCCGGGTGACGGCGTGCTCGTCATTTCTTACGTAGGTTTTCTGATCAAAGAGTTGCCGATCGGCAACCAAACCAAATTTGACATCAAGCTGGACGCCGACACGCGACAGCTGGCCGAGGTGGTGGTTACCGCATTCGGTATCGAGCGTGAGAAAAAGGCGTTGGGATATACAGTACAGGAAGTAAAAGGAAGCGCGCTGACGGAATCGCGCTCGACGAACGTGGCGAATGCACTTTCTGGTAAAATCGCCGGGGTGCGCGTACAATCGAACGGCGGTCCGGGCAGCGGTTCCACGATCCAGATCCGCGGCTCATCGTCCGTTTCGGGCAATAACCAGCCGCTGATCGTGATCGACGGCGTGCCGATGGAGCAAACCGCCAATAAAACCTGGGGCGGCGGCATTTCGGAGATCAACCCCGATAATATCAAGGAAATGTCGGTACTCAAAGGGCCTAATGCGGCTGCATTGTACGGCTCGCGCGCTGCCAACGGCGTTATTTTGATTACTACCAAAAACGGCCAGGGCACAAAAGGTCTTGGTGTGGACATCAACTCCAACATCAGCTTTGAGCGCCCGTGGATCAAACCGAACTTCCAGAACACTTACGGCGGCGGAAATGGCTACCGCACCTGGTATAACGACGGGTGGAGCGGCAACATCACCGATCCGGCAGAAATTGCGCAGTATCGCGCCGTTTATGACGCAAGATATCCTCTGGTTGGATCAGAGGGGACCGACGAAAGCTGGGGAGCTCCGATGGACGGACGCCTGGTGAGACAGTGGTGGACTGGTGACGATGTTGCACCACTGACTCCTCAGCCCAACAACTGGGACGAATACTGGAACACCGGCCGCACGATCACCAACAGCATTGCGCTGAACGGCGGCAACGACAAAGGCTACTTCCGCCTCGGCCTGAGCCGCGTGGACCAGACGGGCATTATGTATTACAATGATTTCCACCGGAACAACTTCCGCATTAATTCGGGCTATAATCTCACCAAAAACCTGAGCATTACGCTTTCGGGCGAGTATATCAAATCCGGCTCGGACAACAAAAGCTACGGCAGCGGACAGGAATTTATCTGGTCGCACCGGCACGTTTCCTGGGCGCAATTGCGGGATTACGAAAGCTACACCGGCGTGCACAACCAGCGCGGCAACGACACCGATCCGCCTAACTGGCAGCATACCTTCTTCACCAACCCGTATTTCTCGCAGCGCAACCTGCCTCAAAGCAACGAAAAGGACCGCCTGCTGGGTAACATCGCATTGAACTACAAGATTTTACCATCACTGAGCATTATGCTCCGCAGCGGCACCGATTACTGGTCGGATACCCGCGTGAATGTGTCCAACTTCCTCCGCGTCCGCAACGGCGTACGCACGCCGGGCCGCTTCTCCGAAGAAGTGCTCCGCAGCCAGGAAACCAACTCGGATTTCATGCTGACTTACAACAAGGACATTTCAGCTGATTTCGGGCTGAACGTGCAGGTCGGTGGCATTCAACGGACTAATTATTACAAAAGAAACTATTTCTATGTAGGCGAAATGGTGGTAGACGGCCTCTACAATGCGGGCAACTCCGTTCCAAGCCAAAACACCATTGAAAGCGAAATCCGCAAATCGGAGACGCAGAGCTTGTTCGGGACGGCTAACCTTTCGTGGAGGGATGCATTGTTCCTCGACCTCACTGCCCGCAACGACTGGTCGAGCACGCTGCCTGCGAATGCACGCTCGTACTTCTACCCTTCCGCGTCATTGAGTGCGGTGCTCACGGAATTGTTTGATGTAAAAAGCAATGTGTTCACGTTCGGCAAAGTACGTGCGAGCTATGCACAGGTAGGTAACGACGCCACGCCTTACCAATTGGCCCAAACCTTCCTCGCCAAAGGCTCCTGGAATGGCGCAGTGCCCAAATTTTCCGAAAACATCGAAATCGCAAACAGCGGTTTGAAGCCGGAAATCACGACCGGCCTTGAACTCGGCGCCGACCTCCGGTTTTTGAAAGGCAAAATCGGCCTGGATGTGACTTATTACAAACAGACGACCAAAGACCAGATCCTCGGCGTGGAAATTTCCAAAGCGAGCGGCTACAACACCCGCATTCTGAATGCCGGAAAAATCACCAACCAGGGCGTTGAAATCTCGGTATCAGGCACGCCGGTGAAGCTGGCCGGCGGTTTCAGCTGGGACGTCTCGCTCAACTGGGCGCGCAACCGCAACAAAGTGATTGAACTGGCAGAAGGACTCACTACCTACACGCTTGCCACACAGCGCGGCATGTCGTCGGAAGCACGTGTGGGCCAGCCTTATGGCACATTTTACGGCGTGGGTTTCCAGAAACACAATGGACAGATCGTGTACGGTGCCAATGGATTGCCACTGACAGCCGCCGGACAAATGCTGGGTAACATCCAGCCCGACTGGATCGGTGGTATGCTGAACACATTGAATCACAAAGGCTTCTCACTGAGCGCATTGGTGGACGTGCGCATGGGTGGCGACATTTATGACGAAGGCACCGGCACCGCGCGCTGGACGGGCCAATATGCCGAAACGGCACTGGGCCGCGAAGAAGGCGTGATCGGCCAGGGTGTGCGGGAAGTGACGGCTGCGGATGGTTCCAAATCCTTTGTGCCGAACGACATTATCGTCACTGCCAATCAGCTTTATGGTTATGCCAATCCGCGCAACTACCACGAATCGGCGATTTTCGATGCGAGCTATGTGAAGCTGCGTGAAGTGTCGCTCGGCTACTCGTTCAGCCCGTCGCTTTTGAAAAAGGTAAAAATCCAGTCGGCCAAGATCTCGCTCGTGGGCCGGAACGTTTGGATGATCTTCAAAAACACCCCGCATATCGATCCGGAGATCGATGCGAAAGGGGGTAACCAGCAAGGATTCGGTTATGGTGAGCTGCCCAGCTCCCGCAGCATTGGCGCAAACCTCTCGCTGTCGTTCTGATTCAATCATTTGAAGACCTAAAAGCATTACGCAATGAAAAGCATTTTAACCCATAAAAGCATCTGGATGACCGCCCTCGCCGGCGCATTGAGCATCACCAGCTGCACCAAGGATTTCGATAGCATGAACGTGAGCCCGAACAGCCCCACGGCCATCGGTCCGCAATACCTGCTCCCTACCGGCATCGAAACCTCGGTAGACCGCTACTGGGGCCACCGCGACCGTTTCGAGCGGATCAACATCGACGCCGCCGAACTGTACGTGCAGCATTTGACGCGCAACATTTACAGCAATGAAGGCGACGATTACACGGTGTCGCCCGCATTGATCTCCAACAACTGGAAAGGCTTTTTCAACGACGGCCTGCTGAATTTCCAGCGCATTATCAACCAAACGAATGCGGAGTCCGCTTCACCTAACGCTAATTATGAAGGAGTGGCGCTGGTTATGCGTACCTGGGTGTTTTCGCTGCTGGTGGACATGTACGGCTCCATTCCCTACACCGACGCCATCAAGGGCACGGCCAGCGACCCGGTTTACACGCCGAAATACGATTCGATGGAAACCATTTACGCAGGTTTGCTCAATGACCTGAAACTGGCGAACGAGAAGCTGACCGTCGGCGGCCCGGCCATTGCAGGCGACATTCTGTATTCGGGTGATATTTTGAAATGGAAAAAATTCGCCAATTCGCTCCGCCTCCGCCTCGCTAACCGCCAGGCTGCCAAAAAGCCGGCAGAGTCGAAAGCGATCTTCACAGAAATCCTCGGCGACGCCACCAAATTCCCGATTTTCACCGGCAATGCGGATAATGCGTCGCTGAAATGCACGACGGTGCTGCCGAGCAACAACGAATGGAACCAGATCCTGATCCAGGGCGGACGTACGGACTGGAATATCAGCAAAACGCTGGCCGATAAGATGAATGCACTGGGCGACACCCGCATTACCGTGTATGCCAACCCGAATAAGGACGGCCTTTACCAGGGCCACGCCAACGGCCTGCCCGACGCCATCGCGACCGGCTACCTCGCCACCAGCTCCACCATCGGCAAGGCATTCACCGACGCCGCCGCGCCGGAAGTGATCATGACCTACGCAGATCTGAATTTCATCCTCGCCGAAGCCGTGCTGGACGGAGACGCGACAGGCGATGCGAAAAAGTACTTCGAAGAAGGCATTACCGCCTCGTTTGCCCAGTACGGCCTCACGCCGCCGGCAGGTTACTTCACCAAAGCCGGTCCGGTAAGCAAGGAAAAAGTGCTCGAACAGAAATGGATTTCGCTCTTCGGGCAAGGCGTGGAAGCGTGGATTGAATGGCGCCGGACGGGCTTCCCGGTGTTCCCGGCCGCCGACCCGCGTGCGGTGCTGAACAATGGCGGCGTGCTCCCTACCCGCTTCAATTACCCGGCCTCGGAATACTCGCTCAACGCGGCTTCCGTAGCCGATGGCGTGAAGCTCAATGGCGGGGCGGACGATATGAAGACCAAACTGTGGTGGGCTGAGAAATAACGGTTTAACTCCAAGAATTTGACCAATATGAAAAATACAAAATCGCTTTTCCCTTCCGCGCTAATCATGCTGGCTCTTGCATTCGGATTTGTGTCGTGTAAAGAAGAAGATCCATTCCTCGACCGCAACGTAGCGCCCGTGCTGGTGGACATTGTCGGCGCGCCTTTCGGGGCTCCCATTGCCAGCGAACCGACGGTGACCTACGCAGCTACGGCCGAAAAACTGACGCTCTCGGCCCGCCTGCTGGAACTCGACAAGACGAATATTCTCGACCATACCAAAGGCATCGACTCCATTCCGGTTCCGAACCTCAGCATTAAAATCACCCTCCGCACGGGCGCCGTGCTGGGCGAGGTTACTTCCGATGCGCAGGGGGTGGTGAAGCTGGAAAAAACGTGGGCCGACCTGGGCATAACTGCACCGAAAGCGGGCAGCATTACCAAAATTTCGTGGTCGGGCAGCCATAAGGGGATCGCATTTACGCGCTTCTCGCAAGTGCAGGCTAACTGATTGAAAAACAAGCCGGATGCACTTCTATCCCGGCTAGTTTATTTGTAAATTGAATTAAGATTTTCACTTCTGAATATTAATCGTCACGTACTTAAACTTTTGAACAATGAATCACAACATCGACCGTCGTAACCTGTTGAAGTCCGGTTTAATGGCATTGGGCGGAATGGCCATCGCCCCGCACCTTACTGCCGGTGCTTTTGAAAATACTCCATTGTCGCTCGACCCGGAAAACCGCATTTACCGCAGCCCGATGGTGCGCGAGCATTTCCTGCCTTCGGATTTCAAAGCACCAAAAATCGTAGCGAAACTGAGTTCGAACGAAAACCCATACGGCCCGCCGATGACGGCACAGAAAGCCGTGGCAGAATCCGTGAAAAACGGTAACCGTTACGCCTGGAAGGAAATGTACGACCTCATTGATAAAATCGCAAAAAAAGAAGGCGTGACGCCCGACCACATCATGATGGGCCCCGGCTCGTCGGATCTGCTGGAAAAAGTGGCA includes:
- a CDS encoding SusC/RagA family TonB-linked outer membrane protein — encoded protein: MRKVLLLFIWACLCSPVALAQVRQLTGKVTAADDGLGLAGASIIYKGTNVGTNADADGNFSFSVPGDGVLVISYVGFLIKELPIGNQTKFDIKLDADTRQLAEVVVTAFGIEREKKALGYTVQEVKGSALTESRSTNVANALSGKIAGVRVQSNGGPGSGSTIQIRGSSSVSGNNQPLIVIDGVPMEQTANKTWGGGISEINPDNIKEMSVLKGPNAAALYGSRAANGVILITTKNGQGTKGLGVDINSNISFERPWIKPNFQNTYGGGNGYRTWYNDGWSGNITDPAEIAQYRAVYDARYPLVGSEGTDESWGAPMDGRLVRQWWTGDDVAPLTPQPNNWDEYWNTGRTITNSIALNGGNDKGYFRLGLSRVDQTGIMYYNDFHRNNFRINSGYNLTKNLSITLSGEYIKSGSDNKSYGSGQEFIWSHRHVSWAQLRDYESYTGVHNQRGNDTDPPNWQHTFFTNPYFSQRNLPQSNEKDRLLGNIALNYKILPSLSIMLRSGTDYWSDTRVNVSNFLRVRNGVRTPGRFSEEVLRSQETNSDFMLTYNKDISADFGLNVQVGGIQRTNYYKRNYFYVGEMVVDGLYNAGNSVPSQNTIESEIRKSETQSLFGTANLSWRDALFLDLTARNDWSSTLPANARSYFYPSASLSAVLTELFDVKSNVFTFGKVRASYAQVGNDATPYQLAQTFLAKGSWNGAVPKFSENIEIANSGLKPEITTGLELGADLRFLKGKIGLDVTYYKQTTKDQILGVEISKASGYNTRILNAGKITNQGVEISVSGTPVKLAGGFSWDVSLNWARNRNKVIELAEGLTTYTLATQRGMSSEARVGQPYGTFYGVGFQKHNGQIVYGANGLPLTAAGQMLGNIQPDWIGGMLNTLNHKGFSLSALVDVRMGGDIYDEGTGTARWTGQYAETALGREEGVIGQGVREVTAADGSKSFVPNDIIVTANQLYGYANPRNYHESAIFDASYVKLREVSLGYSFSPSLLKKVKIQSAKISLVGRNVWMIFKNTPHIDPEIDAKGGNQQGFGYGELPSSRSIGANLSLSF
- a CDS encoding SusD/RagB family nutrient-binding outer membrane lipoprotein, yielding MKSILTHKSIWMTALAGALSITSCTKDFDSMNVSPNSPTAIGPQYLLPTGIETSVDRYWGHRDRFERINIDAAELYVQHLTRNIYSNEGDDYTVSPALISNNWKGFFNDGLLNFQRIINQTNAESASPNANYEGVALVMRTWVFSLLVDMYGSIPYTDAIKGTASDPVYTPKYDSMETIYAGLLNDLKLANEKLTVGGPAIAGDILYSGDILKWKKFANSLRLRLANRQAAKKPAESKAIFTEILGDATKFPIFTGNADNASLKCTTVLPSNNEWNQILIQGGRTDWNISKTLADKMNALGDTRITVYANPNKDGLYQGHANGLPDAIATGYLATSSTIGKAFTDAAAPEVIMTYADLNFILAEAVLDGDATGDAKKYFEEGITASFAQYGLTPPAGYFTKAGPVSKEKVLEQKWISLFGQGVEAWIEWRRTGFPVFPAADPRAVLNNGGVLPTRFNYPASEYSLNAASVADGVKLNGGADDMKTKLWWAEK
- a CDS encoding carbon-nitrogen hydrolase gives rise to the protein MAKKVNIGLVQMSCTSDVDANFQKATEKIREAAQKGANIICLQELFKSLYFCDIEDHSNFSLAEAIPGPSTESLGALARELGVVIIASLFEKRAHGLYHNTTAVLDADGAYLGKYRKMHIPDDPGYYEKFYFTPGDAPVTEQDTDGYRIFNTKFAKIGVLICWDQWYPEAARITSLMGAEILFYPTAIGWDVNEIDPIINEEQYGAWQTVQRGHAVANGVYVVSVNRVGREADQQFWGGSFIANPQGRLLYLAPHEGEVTHVEELDLEKLDFYRTTWPFLRDRRVDSYRPILKRFIDQP